A window of Cottoperca gobio chromosome 16, fCotGob3.1, whole genome shotgun sequence contains these coding sequences:
- the septin7b gene encoding septin 7b isoform X1 translates to MAVQTQQKNLEGYVGFATLPNQVYRKSVKRGFEFTLMVVGESGLGKSTLINSLFLTDLYSAEYPGPSHRVKKTVQVEQSKVLIKEGGVQLLLTIVDTPGFGDAVDNSNCWQPIIDHIDSKFEDYLNSESRVNRRQMPDSRIHCCLYFIAPSGHGLKPLDIEFMKRLHEKVNVIPLIAKADTLTPEECQQFKKQIMREIQEHKIKIYEFPETDDEEENRVVKKIKDKLPLAVVGSNTIIEVNTKRVRGRQYPWGVAEVENSDHCDFTILRDMLIRTHMQDLKDMTNNVHYENYRSRKLAAVTYNGADNNRSKGSQSTKHDTVEGMSPLAQMEEERREHVTKMKKMEMEMEQVFEMKVKEKVQKLKDSEAELQRRHEQMKKNLEAQHRELEEKRRVFEEERANWEAHQRLEQQKLEASRTLEKNKKKGKIF, encoded by the exons ATGG CAGTACAAACA CAGCAAAAGAATCTGGAAGGATATGTTGGCTTTGCAACCCTTCCCAACCAAGTGTACAGGAAGTCTGTCAAGAGGGGCTTCGAGTTCACCCTGATGGTCGTGG GTGAGTCAGGGTTGGGCAAATCCACGTTGATCAACTCTCTGTTCCTGACAGACCTGTATTCAGCAGAGTACCCTGGACCTTCACATCGAGTCAAAAAGACTGTACAG GTGGAGCAGTCCAAAGTTTTAATAAAGGAAGGCGGCGTCCAGCTGCTGCTCACAATAGTTGACACCCCAGGGTTCGGAGATGCTGTCGACAACAGCAACTG CTGGCAGCCAATCATCGACCACATAGACAGCAAGTTTGAAGACTACCTGAACTCAGAATCCCGGGTGAACAGACGACAGATGCCTGACAGCCGAATCCACTGTTGCCTGTACTTCATTGCCCCCTCGGGACATGG ACTGAAGCCCTTGGACATTGAGTTCATGAAGCGGTTGCATGAGAAAGTCAATGTCATCCCGCTGATCGCCAAAGCAGACACCCTCACCCCGGAGGAATGCCAACAGTTCAAGAAACAG ATCATGCGAGAAATCCAAGAGCACAAAATCAAGATCTACGAGTTCCCTGAGACggatgatgaagaagagaaCAGGGTCGTTAAGAAGATAAAG gACAAGTTGCCGCTCGCTGTAGTAGGAAGCAACACCATCATCGAGGTGAACACCAAGAGGGTCAGAGGGAGACAATACCCCTGGGGGGTTGCAGAAG TTGAAAACAGTGACCACTGCGACTTCACCATCCTCAGGGATATGCTCATCAG AACTCACATGCAGGACCTGAAGGACATGACAAACAACGTCCACTACGAAAACTACCGCAGCAGGAAGCTGGCGGCTGTCACCTACAACGGAGCGGACAACAACAGGTCTAAGGGTTCACAGTCCACAAA ACATGACACAGTTGAAGGAAT GAGTCCCCTGGCCCAGATGGAGGAGGAAAGGCGAGAGCATGTGACTAagatgaagaagatggagatggagatggagcaGGTGTTCGAGATGAAAGTCAAGGAAAAAGTGCAGAAGCTCAAAGACTCTGAAGCAGAG cttcagCGGCGTCATGAGCAGATGAAGAAGAACCTGGAGGCTCAGCacagggagctggaggagaagagacgCGTGTTCGAAGAGGAGAGAGCAAACTGGGAGGCCCATCAGCGCCTGGAGCAGCAGAAACTGGAGGCCTCCAG gactctggagaaaaacaaaaagaaaggcaAGATCTTTTAA
- the septin7b gene encoding septin 7b isoform X3, translating into MAVQTQKNLEGYVGFATLPNQVYRKSVKRGFEFTLMVVGESGLGKSTLINSLFLTDLYSAEYPGPSHRVKKTVQVEQSKVLIKEGGVQLLLTIVDTPGFGDAVDNSNCWQPIIDHIDSKFEDYLNSESRVNRRQMPDSRIHCCLYFIAPSGHGLKPLDIEFMKRLHEKVNVIPLIAKADTLTPEECQQFKKQIMREIQEHKIKIYEFPETDDEEENRVVKKIKDKLPLAVVGSNTIIEVNTKRVRGRQYPWGVAEVENSDHCDFTILRDMLIRTHMQDLKDMTNNVHYENYRSRKLAAVTYNGADNNRSKGSQSTKHDTVEGMSPLAQMEEERREHVTKMKKMEMEMEQVFEMKVKEKVQKLKDSEAELQRRHEQMKKNLEAQHRELEEKRRVFEEERANWEAHQRLEQQKLEASRTLEKNKKKGKIF; encoded by the exons ATGG CAGTACAAACA CAAAAGAATCTGGAAGGATATGTTGGCTTTGCAACCCTTCCCAACCAAGTGTACAGGAAGTCTGTCAAGAGGGGCTTCGAGTTCACCCTGATGGTCGTGG GTGAGTCAGGGTTGGGCAAATCCACGTTGATCAACTCTCTGTTCCTGACAGACCTGTATTCAGCAGAGTACCCTGGACCTTCACATCGAGTCAAAAAGACTGTACAG GTGGAGCAGTCCAAAGTTTTAATAAAGGAAGGCGGCGTCCAGCTGCTGCTCACAATAGTTGACACCCCAGGGTTCGGAGATGCTGTCGACAACAGCAACTG CTGGCAGCCAATCATCGACCACATAGACAGCAAGTTTGAAGACTACCTGAACTCAGAATCCCGGGTGAACAGACGACAGATGCCTGACAGCCGAATCCACTGTTGCCTGTACTTCATTGCCCCCTCGGGACATGG ACTGAAGCCCTTGGACATTGAGTTCATGAAGCGGTTGCATGAGAAAGTCAATGTCATCCCGCTGATCGCCAAAGCAGACACCCTCACCCCGGAGGAATGCCAACAGTTCAAGAAACAG ATCATGCGAGAAATCCAAGAGCACAAAATCAAGATCTACGAGTTCCCTGAGACggatgatgaagaagagaaCAGGGTCGTTAAGAAGATAAAG gACAAGTTGCCGCTCGCTGTAGTAGGAAGCAACACCATCATCGAGGTGAACACCAAGAGGGTCAGAGGGAGACAATACCCCTGGGGGGTTGCAGAAG TTGAAAACAGTGACCACTGCGACTTCACCATCCTCAGGGATATGCTCATCAG AACTCACATGCAGGACCTGAAGGACATGACAAACAACGTCCACTACGAAAACTACCGCAGCAGGAAGCTGGCGGCTGTCACCTACAACGGAGCGGACAACAACAGGTCTAAGGGTTCACAGTCCACAAA ACATGACACAGTTGAAGGAAT GAGTCCCCTGGCCCAGATGGAGGAGGAAAGGCGAGAGCATGTGACTAagatgaagaagatggagatggagatggagcaGGTGTTCGAGATGAAAGTCAAGGAAAAAGTGCAGAAGCTCAAAGACTCTGAAGCAGAG cttcagCGGCGTCATGAGCAGATGAAGAAGAACCTGGAGGCTCAGCacagggagctggaggagaagagacgCGTGTTCGAAGAGGAGAGAGCAAACTGGGAGGCCCATCAGCGCCTGGAGCAGCAGAAACTGGAGGCCTCCAG gactctggagaaaaacaaaaagaaaggcaAGATCTTTTAA
- the septin7b gene encoding septin 7b isoform X2, with translation MVQTQQKNLEGYVGFATLPNQVYRKSVKRGFEFTLMVVGESGLGKSTLINSLFLTDLYSAEYPGPSHRVKKTVQVEQSKVLIKEGGVQLLLTIVDTPGFGDAVDNSNCWQPIIDHIDSKFEDYLNSESRVNRRQMPDSRIHCCLYFIAPSGHGLKPLDIEFMKRLHEKVNVIPLIAKADTLTPEECQQFKKQIMREIQEHKIKIYEFPETDDEEENRVVKKIKDKLPLAVVGSNTIIEVNTKRVRGRQYPWGVAEVENSDHCDFTILRDMLIRTHMQDLKDMTNNVHYENYRSRKLAAVTYNGADNNRSKGSQSTKHDTVEGMSPLAQMEEERREHVTKMKKMEMEMEQVFEMKVKEKVQKLKDSEAELQRRHEQMKKNLEAQHRELEEKRRVFEEERANWEAHQRLEQQKLEASRTLEKNKKKGKIF, from the exons ATGG TACAAACA CAGCAAAAGAATCTGGAAGGATATGTTGGCTTTGCAACCCTTCCCAACCAAGTGTACAGGAAGTCTGTCAAGAGGGGCTTCGAGTTCACCCTGATGGTCGTGG GTGAGTCAGGGTTGGGCAAATCCACGTTGATCAACTCTCTGTTCCTGACAGACCTGTATTCAGCAGAGTACCCTGGACCTTCACATCGAGTCAAAAAGACTGTACAG GTGGAGCAGTCCAAAGTTTTAATAAAGGAAGGCGGCGTCCAGCTGCTGCTCACAATAGTTGACACCCCAGGGTTCGGAGATGCTGTCGACAACAGCAACTG CTGGCAGCCAATCATCGACCACATAGACAGCAAGTTTGAAGACTACCTGAACTCAGAATCCCGGGTGAACAGACGACAGATGCCTGACAGCCGAATCCACTGTTGCCTGTACTTCATTGCCCCCTCGGGACATGG ACTGAAGCCCTTGGACATTGAGTTCATGAAGCGGTTGCATGAGAAAGTCAATGTCATCCCGCTGATCGCCAAAGCAGACACCCTCACCCCGGAGGAATGCCAACAGTTCAAGAAACAG ATCATGCGAGAAATCCAAGAGCACAAAATCAAGATCTACGAGTTCCCTGAGACggatgatgaagaagagaaCAGGGTCGTTAAGAAGATAAAG gACAAGTTGCCGCTCGCTGTAGTAGGAAGCAACACCATCATCGAGGTGAACACCAAGAGGGTCAGAGGGAGACAATACCCCTGGGGGGTTGCAGAAG TTGAAAACAGTGACCACTGCGACTTCACCATCCTCAGGGATATGCTCATCAG AACTCACATGCAGGACCTGAAGGACATGACAAACAACGTCCACTACGAAAACTACCGCAGCAGGAAGCTGGCGGCTGTCACCTACAACGGAGCGGACAACAACAGGTCTAAGGGTTCACAGTCCACAAA ACATGACACAGTTGAAGGAAT GAGTCCCCTGGCCCAGATGGAGGAGGAAAGGCGAGAGCATGTGACTAagatgaagaagatggagatggagatggagcaGGTGTTCGAGATGAAAGTCAAGGAAAAAGTGCAGAAGCTCAAAGACTCTGAAGCAGAG cttcagCGGCGTCATGAGCAGATGAAGAAGAACCTGGAGGCTCAGCacagggagctggaggagaagagacgCGTGTTCGAAGAGGAGAGAGCAAACTGGGAGGCCCATCAGCGCCTGGAGCAGCAGAAACTGGAGGCCTCCAG gactctggagaaaaacaaaaagaaaggcaAGATCTTTTAA
- the septin7b gene encoding septin 7b isoform X4 produces the protein MVQTQKNLEGYVGFATLPNQVYRKSVKRGFEFTLMVVGESGLGKSTLINSLFLTDLYSAEYPGPSHRVKKTVQVEQSKVLIKEGGVQLLLTIVDTPGFGDAVDNSNCWQPIIDHIDSKFEDYLNSESRVNRRQMPDSRIHCCLYFIAPSGHGLKPLDIEFMKRLHEKVNVIPLIAKADTLTPEECQQFKKQIMREIQEHKIKIYEFPETDDEEENRVVKKIKDKLPLAVVGSNTIIEVNTKRVRGRQYPWGVAEVENSDHCDFTILRDMLIRTHMQDLKDMTNNVHYENYRSRKLAAVTYNGADNNRSKGSQSTKHDTVEGMSPLAQMEEERREHVTKMKKMEMEMEQVFEMKVKEKVQKLKDSEAELQRRHEQMKKNLEAQHRELEEKRRVFEEERANWEAHQRLEQQKLEASRTLEKNKKKGKIF, from the exons ATGG TACAAACA CAAAAGAATCTGGAAGGATATGTTGGCTTTGCAACCCTTCCCAACCAAGTGTACAGGAAGTCTGTCAAGAGGGGCTTCGAGTTCACCCTGATGGTCGTGG GTGAGTCAGGGTTGGGCAAATCCACGTTGATCAACTCTCTGTTCCTGACAGACCTGTATTCAGCAGAGTACCCTGGACCTTCACATCGAGTCAAAAAGACTGTACAG GTGGAGCAGTCCAAAGTTTTAATAAAGGAAGGCGGCGTCCAGCTGCTGCTCACAATAGTTGACACCCCAGGGTTCGGAGATGCTGTCGACAACAGCAACTG CTGGCAGCCAATCATCGACCACATAGACAGCAAGTTTGAAGACTACCTGAACTCAGAATCCCGGGTGAACAGACGACAGATGCCTGACAGCCGAATCCACTGTTGCCTGTACTTCATTGCCCCCTCGGGACATGG ACTGAAGCCCTTGGACATTGAGTTCATGAAGCGGTTGCATGAGAAAGTCAATGTCATCCCGCTGATCGCCAAAGCAGACACCCTCACCCCGGAGGAATGCCAACAGTTCAAGAAACAG ATCATGCGAGAAATCCAAGAGCACAAAATCAAGATCTACGAGTTCCCTGAGACggatgatgaagaagagaaCAGGGTCGTTAAGAAGATAAAG gACAAGTTGCCGCTCGCTGTAGTAGGAAGCAACACCATCATCGAGGTGAACACCAAGAGGGTCAGAGGGAGACAATACCCCTGGGGGGTTGCAGAAG TTGAAAACAGTGACCACTGCGACTTCACCATCCTCAGGGATATGCTCATCAG AACTCACATGCAGGACCTGAAGGACATGACAAACAACGTCCACTACGAAAACTACCGCAGCAGGAAGCTGGCGGCTGTCACCTACAACGGAGCGGACAACAACAGGTCTAAGGGTTCACAGTCCACAAA ACATGACACAGTTGAAGGAAT GAGTCCCCTGGCCCAGATGGAGGAGGAAAGGCGAGAGCATGTGACTAagatgaagaagatggagatggagatggagcaGGTGTTCGAGATGAAAGTCAAGGAAAAAGTGCAGAAGCTCAAAGACTCTGAAGCAGAG cttcagCGGCGTCATGAGCAGATGAAGAAGAACCTGGAGGCTCAGCacagggagctggaggagaagagacgCGTGTTCGAAGAGGAGAGAGCAAACTGGGAGGCCCATCAGCGCCTGGAGCAGCAGAAACTGGAGGCCTCCAG gactctggagaaaaacaaaaagaaaggcaAGATCTTTTAA